Proteins from a single region of Ensifer adhaerens:
- a CDS encoding MFS transporter, whose amino-acid sequence MRKNLLPVAALLLGTLFLFLGNGLQGLLLPVRGTAEGYPTTILGLIGTSWAAGFVLGCFFAPNVVKRIGHVRAFSVFASLIAIVALTTGILIDSTWWLILRALTGFATAGTSMIIESWLNERATNESRGVIFSLYIAITLFGVVGGQMMVPFGDTSTSFFFMICGILYCLAMLPTLLSKAASPQPLKQVRLDLRALYRNSPVSFLGILLVGIANGAFGTLGAVFGRQAGLSDSTVAAMMSVAIFAGAVMQLPAGRLSDRIDRRYVLAALAGVGALAGLLIFLIEPSQVWIVLTLIAIYGAAANALYPIAVSHANDFATAEDFVKVSGGLLLLYGIGTIIGPTIGGPVMTAAGPYGLFMITACAHILITAYAIIRSRMRAPVPVSDRDAFSPVNAGAPTTPESLQLSPRAAPLEEARSEPDNNQKWEDQTDEPV is encoded by the coding sequence ATGAGAAAGAACCTGCTCCCGGTTGCCGCCCTCCTGCTCGGCACCTTGTTTCTCTTTCTGGGCAATGGTCTCCAGGGGCTGCTTCTTCCCGTTCGCGGTACTGCTGAAGGATATCCGACCACCATCCTCGGCCTGATCGGTACGTCCTGGGCAGCCGGCTTCGTTCTCGGCTGCTTCTTTGCCCCGAATGTCGTCAAGCGCATCGGCCATGTGCGCGCTTTCAGCGTCTTTGCTTCACTGATCGCCATCGTTGCGCTTACGACCGGCATCCTGATCGATTCCACCTGGTGGCTGATCCTGCGGGCGCTGACCGGTTTTGCCACCGCCGGCACGTCGATGATCATCGAAAGCTGGCTGAACGAGCGCGCCACCAACGAGAGCCGCGGCGTGATCTTTTCGCTCTATATCGCCATAACCCTCTTCGGCGTCGTCGGCGGCCAGATGATGGTCCCCTTCGGCGATACCTCGACCAGCTTCTTCTTCATGATCTGCGGCATCCTTTATTGCCTCGCCATGCTGCCGACGCTTCTGTCCAAGGCCGCCTCGCCGCAGCCGTTGAAGCAGGTCCGCCTTGACCTGCGCGCGCTTTACCGGAACTCGCCGGTCTCCTTCCTCGGCATCCTGCTCGTCGGCATCGCCAATGGAGCCTTCGGCACGCTCGGCGCCGTCTTCGGGCGACAGGCCGGCCTTTCCGACAGCACGGTCGCGGCCATGATGAGCGTGGCGATCTTCGCGGGGGCGGTGATGCAGCTGCCCGCCGGCCGCCTCTCCGATCGCATCGACCGTCGCTATGTCCTGGCCGCCCTTGCCGGCGTCGGCGCCCTCGCCGGCCTGCTCATCTTCCTGATCGAGCCGAGCCAGGTGTGGATCGTGCTGACGCTGATCGCGATCTATGGTGCTGCCGCCAACGCGCTCTATCCGATCGCCGTTTCCCACGCCAACGACTTCGCAACCGCCGAGGACTTCGTGAAGGTCTCCGGTGGCCTGCTGCTGCTCTATGGCATCGGCACGATCATCGGCCCGACGATCGGCGGCCCGGTCATGACGGCAGCCGGCCCATACGGTTTGTTCATGATTACCGCCTGTGCCCACATTTTGATCACAGCCTATGCCATCATCCGCAGCCGGATGCGCGCGCCCGTGCCGGTCTCCGACCGCGACGCCTTCTCGCCGGTCAATGCCGGCGCGCCGACGACACCGGAAAGCCTGCAGCTTTCGCCGCGCGCTGCCCCGCTTGAGGAAGCGCGTAGCGAACCGGACAACAACCAGAAATGGGAGGATCAGACAGATGAGCCTGTTTGA
- a CDS encoding DUF1192 domain-containing protein: MSLFDDDRPQKKLVHEIGSDLSLLSVDELTQRIALLTEEITRLEAERTRKSASRSAAESLFR; this comes from the coding sequence ATGAGCCTGTTTGACGACGACCGACCACAAAAGAAGCTGGTGCACGAAATCGGCAGCGATCTTTCACTGCTTTCAGTCGATGAACTCACCCAGCGCATCGCGCTGTTGACGGAGGAAATCACCCGGCTCGAAGCCGAGAGGACACGCAAATCCGCAAGCCGCTCGGCCGCCGAAAGCCTGTTTCGCTGA
- a CDS encoding DUF1465 family protein, which yields MSERGLNTVSFAGHAASSAQFKTLYSEGMGLVEETATYLDGPGRAASKVLPRMASVLYAAESMRLTTRLMQMASWLLLQRAVNNGEMSRDQVMSEKSKVRLDSFNVDKSAPGWAELPESFRDLIERSLRLQNRVALLDREIYRPHEAAAIVPDNQNGVKAQIKLLQTAFGTN from the coding sequence ATGTCCGAGAGAGGATTGAATACGGTCAGTTTCGCAGGACACGCAGCGTCCTCGGCACAATTCAAGACACTCTATTCGGAAGGCATGGGTCTGGTCGAGGAAACGGCCACCTATCTCGATGGCCCCGGCCGCGCCGCCTCGAAGGTTCTGCCGCGCATGGCATCGGTGCTCTATGCAGCTGAATCCATGCGCCTCACCACCCGCCTGATGCAGATGGCTTCCTGGCTGCTCCTGCAGCGCGCCGTCAACAACGGTGAGATGAGCCGCGACCAGGTGATGTCGGAAAAGAGCAAGGTTCGCCTCGACAGCTTCAACGTCGACAAGTCCGCGCCTGGCTGGGCCGAACTGCCGGAGTCCTTCCGCGATCTCATCGAGCGCTCGCTGCGCCTGCAGAACCGCGTCGCCCTGCTCGATCGCGAAATCTATCGCCCGCACGAAGCCGCTGCCATCGTTCCGGACAACCAGAATGGCGTCAAGGCGCAGATCAAGCTGTTGCAGACGGCCTTCGGCACCAACTGA